A single region of the Streptomyces sp. ITFR-16 genome encodes:
- a CDS encoding aminoglycoside phosphotransferase family protein, with protein sequence MADAGTEERDEEWARTRAWVESGLPAGARIAGVEALRGGWTSRMRRLSVEGGEGPDRLVLRSFVKPFFVRHAQGLLTREADVLTRLGGTDIPAASLHAVDATAAHCDHPSLLMSLLPGGVRLSDEGAGHRAGLLAAQLVRIHAVDVTAEDRPRAYEAWTAPDRVRVPEATARPGLWRRAVDVIRRDAPAYRPRFLHRDFHPGNVLFDGEGEHVRITGVVDWVETSWGPADLDVAHCSTALALLHGAASGMAFADAYTAAGGRPAEDPAGHLYWRLLDALAFAPDAEKVAVPWRELGRDDLTPELLAGRLEEYIEALFTRYG encoded by the coding sequence ATGGCTGACGCCGGCACGGAGGAACGGGACGAGGAGTGGGCGCGCACCCGCGCCTGGGTGGAGAGCGGGCTCCCGGCGGGCGCGCGGATCGCCGGGGTGGAAGCGCTGCGCGGTGGCTGGACCTCGCGGATGCGGCGGCTGAGCGTGGAGGGCGGCGAGGGCCCCGACCGGCTGGTGCTGCGCTCGTTCGTCAAGCCGTTCTTCGTCCGGCACGCGCAGGGGCTGCTCACCCGCGAGGCCGATGTGCTGACCCGGCTCGGCGGTACGGACATCCCCGCCGCGTCCCTGCACGCGGTCGACGCGACGGCGGCGCACTGCGATCACCCCTCGCTGCTGATGTCCCTGCTGCCGGGCGGGGTGCGGCTGTCCGACGAAGGTGCCGGCCACCGGGCCGGACTGCTGGCCGCCCAGCTGGTCCGTATCCACGCCGTCGACGTCACGGCGGAGGACCGGCCCCGCGCGTACGAGGCGTGGACCGCGCCCGACCGGGTGCGGGTGCCGGAGGCCACCGCACGGCCCGGGCTCTGGCGGCGGGCGGTGGACGTGATCCGGCGCGACGCCCCCGCGTACCGCCCCCGCTTTCTGCACCGGGACTTCCATCCGGGCAACGTGCTGTTCGACGGGGAGGGCGAGCACGTCCGGATCACCGGTGTCGTCGACTGGGTGGAGACGTCCTGGGGGCCCGCCGACCTGGATGTGGCGCACTGCTCGACCGCGCTGGCCCTGCTGCACGGCGCCGCGAGCGGGATGGCGTTCGCCGACGCGTACACCGCCGCCGGCGGCCGGCCGGCCGAGGACCCCGCCGGCCATCTGTACTGGCGCCTGCTGGACGCGCTCGCCTTCGCCCCCGACGCGGAGAAGGTGGCGGTCCCCTGGCGCGAGCTGGGGCGGGACGACCTGACGCCCGAGCTGCTCGCCGGGCGGCTCGAGGAGTACATCGAGGCGCTGTTCACGCGGTACGGCTGA
- a CDS encoding phospholipid scramblase-related protein — protein sequence MTTHSNVSAGWYPDPHGAPQLLRYWDGSQWTEHTNPAGGQPQAPAQPQAPAQAPVPQQQAAPQQPAAQPHPQPGVPPQQQGAPGGGSLFNQQVLVVNQKAKLIEVTNEYSVFDQHGNTIGSVVQVGQGAFRKVLRFLTSIDQYLTHRLEIRDAHGRPQLLLTRPAKFIKSKVIVQRPDGQPVGEIVQQNAIGKINFAIMVDGQQIGAIKAENWRAWNFAIVDHNDAEIARITKTWEGLAKTLFTTADNYVLQIHYQLPEPLLSLVVATALTVDTALKQDARGLG from the coding sequence GTGACAACGCACTCGAACGTATCTGCGGGCTGGTATCCGGATCCGCACGGCGCGCCCCAGCTGCTGCGCTACTGGGACGGTTCCCAGTGGACCGAGCACACCAACCCGGCCGGTGGTCAGCCGCAGGCTCCCGCCCAGCCGCAGGCCCCCGCGCAGGCGCCGGTGCCGCAGCAGCAGGCCGCTCCCCAGCAGCCCGCCGCGCAGCCGCACCCGCAGCCGGGGGTGCCGCCCCAGCAGCAGGGCGCCCCGGGCGGTGGCTCGCTCTTCAATCAGCAGGTCCTGGTGGTGAACCAGAAGGCCAAGCTGATCGAGGTGACGAACGAGTACAGCGTCTTCGACCAGCACGGCAACACCATCGGTTCGGTCGTCCAGGTCGGCCAGGGCGCCTTCCGCAAGGTGCTGCGGTTCCTCACCAGCATCGACCAGTACCTGACCCACCGTCTGGAGATCCGCGACGCCCACGGCCGGCCGCAGCTGCTGCTGACCCGTCCGGCGAAGTTCATCAAGTCCAAGGTCATCGTCCAGCGACCCGACGGGCAGCCGGTCGGCGAGATCGTCCAGCAGAACGCCATCGGCAAGATCAACTTCGCGATCATGGTCGACGGTCAGCAGATCGGCGCGATCAAGGCCGAGAACTGGCGCGCCTGGAACTTCGCCATCGTCGACCACAACGACGCCGAGATCGCCCGGATCACCAAGACCTGGGAAGGCCTCGCGAAGACGCTGTTCACCACGGCGGACAACTACGTCCTCCAGATCCACTACCAGCTGCCCGAGCCGCTGCTGAGCCTCGTGGTGGCGACGGCCCTGACCGTGGACACCGCCCTCAAGCAGGACGCCCGCGGCCTCGGCTGA
- a CDS encoding DUF3105 domain-containing protein produces MASAKKQNTPAAARRAKLEEARRKERARERRSRIITIGAAVVVVAGLVVGGGYLMNAADKKDKAETAAKVSPVTGEKSWDKLTQNHVDKKVDYPMNPPVGGDHNPVWMNCDADVYTKAIPKENAVHSLEHGAVWVTYTSKAKPADVKKLTERVSATPYSLMSPVEDQAAPLILSAWGKQLTVKSATDPRVAQFFTKYVQGPQTPEPGAACTGGIAK; encoded by the coding sequence ATGGCCTCCGCCAAGAAGCAGAACACCCCTGCCGCCGCCCGCCGCGCCAAGCTGGAGGAGGCCCGCCGCAAGGAGCGGGCCCGCGAGCGCCGCAGCCGGATCATCACGATCGGCGCGGCCGTGGTCGTCGTGGCCGGCCTCGTCGTGGGCGGCGGCTATCTGATGAACGCCGCCGACAAGAAGGACAAGGCCGAGACCGCCGCGAAGGTCTCTCCCGTCACGGGCGAGAAGAGCTGGGACAAGCTCACGCAGAACCATGTCGACAAGAAGGTCGACTACCCGATGAACCCGCCGGTCGGCGGCGACCACAACCCGGTGTGGATGAACTGCGACGCCGACGTCTACACGAAGGCGATACCGAAGGAGAACGCCGTGCACTCCCTGGAGCACGGCGCCGTCTGGGTCACGTACACCAGCAAGGCGAAGCCGGCCGACGTCAAGAAGCTCACCGAGCGGGTCTCGGCCACGCCGTACTCCCTGATGAGCCCGGTGGAGGACCAGGCCGCGCCGCTGATCCTCAGCGCCTGGGGCAAGCAGCTGACGGTGAAGAGCGCGACCGACCCGCGCGTGGCGCAGTTCTTCACCAAGTACGTCCAGGGCCCGCAGACCCCCGAGCCGGGCGCCGCCTGCACGGGCGGGATCGCCAAGTGA